In the Anguilla anguilla isolate fAngAng1 chromosome 7, fAngAng1.pri, whole genome shotgun sequence genome, one interval contains:
- the kmt2e gene encoding LOW QUALITY PROTEIN: inactive histone-lysine N-methyltransferase 2E (The sequence of the model RefSeq protein was modified relative to this genomic sequence to represent the inferred CDS: deleted 2 bases in 2 codons), giving the protein MSIAVPVGVDTGNTSYLDMAAGSEPESVEASPVVVEKSSYPHQIYSSSSHHSHSYIGLPYADHNYGARPPPTPPASPPPTVLIRPGEGLFVPGAQDEASRGTTLSTSEDSSYGADITRCICGFTHDDGYMICCDKCSVWQHIDCMGIDRQHIPETYLCERCQPRSLDRDRAIVLQTRKRENMSDGDTSATESGDEVPLELYTAFQHPPTSITLTPARMANKQADKKRKKSGDKEPGPVPARAKKAFREGSRKSSRVKGSAPELDPTDTPSLWENKIKTWMERYEEASSNQYSEDMQLLLRVKEAADGKSMAYNTHPAAFKPPVESQVQKNKKILKAVCDLAPDSLIIEYRGKFMLRQQFEANGYFFKRPYPFVLFYSKFHGLEVCVDARSFGNEARFIRRSCIPNAEVRHVIEDGTLHLYIYSLRPIVKGSEITIGFDYDYGSCKYKVDCACLKGNPECPVLKHNSEPTENDTRRRRGRKDKDPPRERERERERERERDGEGAQNQNITLDCDGANAAAKGKALADAKQRKLSPLRLSISNNQEPELIEDIEEKTSVSNEVEMESEEQIAERRRKMATPVEESHLPSGGGSSWMGLRNKETREERKMEAILQAFARMEKREKRREQALERIGTKAEGGARNDIKEEPPATPEAEVPAVLQPLLDVVKEEPGVKPVAVAAAAAAAAAAKVSRSKQRKSFSRSRTHIGQQRRRARTISTCSDLQPGSPAESLEPPPPEPSESQSPTAAAAAAAAAAPEPEPLPPQPPDASPPHSGSPAPPCRSAHKYPKTKKHLVSEWMGEKPERVVRTPEPAPERPLRISSDPEVLATQLNSLPGLACSPHVYSTPKHYIRFSSPFLAGRSASAPGVPISRRRSRELPETPPTSGSCKKRWLRQALQEEGSPSRPPFILPSEGPLSPPINGDSDCGLPFNGSCTLPELPTPLKKRRLYPLDACMSEGSTPYCSPCATPTRTDLPETPGTPHLLSTPPRTRSEDQSADPSPPTPTHTPQALTGSVESESSPESSPESSRRPSVQETERAPPSLLSSPCVRGPSLDAPPQEIRTVGALSPRPPRPEPQDCGGDEAVEAGAETAADAPLGELPGPPYPAWMKSPERGSLSFSQVNSNLRDLTPSHTLDPGAFRPDTAPASFGEGALYYPCAEEGGALGFSRSLGGDGTGEGGGGTAQNPPQKKKVSLLEYRKRQREARRSGSKVECGSPVSTAPPLVGLCSAAFEVAMETAPEPPAQSAAPAPEAPQSSDGTETPPQGEREGGEGQWTSSTSVEQARERGYHRALLLSDHRKDRDTDGPEADGSDAGVVKESSSPSAHRTCRSPSVHKPGSPGPSVAPQPASRSAKEEDSDGQARAPCLSPSVQQSGKPLAAKAAPLTPSKLQCGPPGAPQGLYPSPSLLHSPKPQPQGSPYRGQRSFHSGQPQTQPQPQASQASAAFAQYSAQTAPPPPPPPPPAPPVSAAYFPGQTAAPSGPFPGYKSGVVSPFPPGSQPLMQTHHALHYQSSTASPPPPPPPPHPQPGPPLLHVNMATPMQQHQLLLSSAPPASPCDWLRPPPPPPPLQGQVSQQQPSSSNLLSLQQAPPPPPPPPPPPSGSTNPPLQAAHHYQSLGGFQTPMMHPGASSAPNAASANYQPHQQSVLPPPPPPPPQQAPPTQSQATPSQLPSGARGAPPSSASFHTAGYLGTGWH; this is encoded by the exons ACCTGAATCGGTGGAGGCCAGCCCTGTGGTTGTGGAGAAGTCCAGCTACCCACACCAGATCTACAGCAGTAGCTCTCACCACTCGCACAGCTACATTGGGCTGCCCTACGCC gaCCATAACTATGGCGCCCGGCCGCCGCCAACGCCGCCCGCCTCACCCCCGCCCACGGTGCTGATCCGGCCCGGGGAGGGGCTGTTCGTGCCGGGCGCCCAGGACGAGGCGTCCCGCGGCACCACCCTCAGCACTTCGGAGGACAGCAGCTACGGGGCCGACATCACCCGCTGCATCTGCGGCTTCACCCACGACGATGGCTACATGATCTGCTGCGACAAGTGCAG CGTGTGGCAGCACATCGACTGCATGGGGATCGACAGGCAGCACATTCCTGAGACGTATCTGTGTGAGCGCTGCCAGCCCCGCAGCTTGGACAGAGACAGGGCCATTGTGCTGCAGACCAGGAAGAGGGAGAACATGTCGG ACGGGGACACCAGCGCGACGGAGAGCGGAGACGAGGTGCCGCTGGAGCTGTACACGGCCTTCCAGCACCCGCCCACCAGCATCACGCTGACGCCGGCACGCATGGCCAATAAGCAAGCCGACAAGAAGCGCAAGAAGAGCGGCGACAAGGAGCCCGGGCCCGTCCCCGCCCGAGCCAAGAag gcattCCGCGAGGGGTCCAGGAAGTCGTCCAGGGTCAAG GGCTCCGCCCCAGAGCTGGACCCCACAGACACGCCCTCACTGTGGGAGAACAAGATCAAGACCTGGATGGAGCGCTATGAGGAGGCCAGCAGCAACCAGTACAGCGAGGATATGCAGCTCCTGCTGAGGGTCAAGGAGGCTGCAGACGGCAAGAGCATGGCCTacaacacacaccctgcagcctTCAAACCTCCTGTGGAG AGTCAGGTGCAGAAGAATAAGAAGATTCTGAAGGCTGTGTGTGATCTGGCTCCAGACTCGCTCATCATTGAGTACCGGGGCAAGTTCATGCTGCGCCAGCAGTTTGAGGCTAACGGTTACTTCTTTAAGAG GCCGTACCCGTTCGTTCTCTTCTACTCCAAGTTCCACGggctggaggtgtgtgtggacGCCCGCAGCTTCGGGAACGAGGCCCGCTTCATCCGCCGCTCCTGCATCCCCAACGCCGAG GTGCGTCACGTGATCGAGGACGGCACGCTGCACCTGTACATCTACTCTCTGAGGCCCATCGTCAAGGGCAGCGAGATCACCATTGGGTTCGACTACGACTACGGCAGCTG taaGTACAAGGTGGACTGCGCGTGCCTGAAGGGGAACCCGGAGTGCCCCGTGCTCAAGCACAACTCCGAGCCCACCGAGAACGacacgcggcggcggcgcggccgCAAGGACAAGGACCCGCCCCGGGAGCGGGAGCGCGAGCgcgagagggagcgggagcgggacggggagggggcgCAGAACCAGAACATCACGCTGGACTGCGACGGAGCCAACGCCGCCGCCAAGGGCAAGGCCCTCGCCGACGCCAAGCAGAGGAAGCTGTCCCCCCTCCGGCTCTCCATCTCCAACAaccag gaGCCTGAGTTAATAGAGGATATTGAAGAGAAAACCTCCGTTAGCAATGAAGTAGAGATGGAGTCGGAGGAGCAGATtgcggagaggaggaggaagatg GCCACTCCAGTGGAGGAGTCCCATCTGCCCAGTGGGGGGGGCTCCAGCTGGATGGGACTAAGAAACAAGGAG ACGCGGGAGGAGCGGAAGATGGAGGCCATCCTGCAGGCCTTCGCTCGGATGGAGAAGAGGGAGAAGCGCAGGGAGCAGGCCCTGGAGAGGATCGGCACCAAGGCCGAGGGCGGGGCCCGCAACGACATCAAGGAGGAGCCCCCCGCCACACCTGAGGCCGAGGTCCCCGCTGTGCTGCAG CCCCTGCTGGACGTGGTGAAGGAGGAGCCGGGGGTGAAGccggtggcggtggcggcggcggcggcggcggcggcggcggccaagGTGAGCCGCTCCAAGCAGCGGAAGAGCTTCTCGCGGAGCCGCACGCACATCGGGCAGCAGCGCCGCCGCGCTCGCACCATCAGCACCTGCTCCGACCTGCAGCCCGGTTCCCCCGCAGAGAGCCTGGAGCCGCCGCCCCCCGAGCCCAGCGAGAGCCAGtcccccaccgccgccgccgccgccgccgccgccgccgcccccgagcccgagcccctccccccgcagccccccgacgccagccccccccacagcgGCTCCCCCGCGCCCCCCTGCCGCTCCGCACACAAATACCCCAAGACTAAAAAG CACTTGGTGAGCGAGTGGATGGGCGAGAAGCCCGAGCGGGTGGTGCGGACGCCCGAGCCGGCTCCAGAGCGCCCCCTGCGCATCAGCAGCGACCCCGAGGTGCTGGCCACTCAGCTCAACTCCCTGCCGGGCCTGGCCTGCAGCCCGCACGTGTACAGCACGCCCAAACACTACATCCGCTTCTCCTCGCCCTTCCTGGCCGGCCGCAGCGCCTCCGCGCCCGGCGTGCCAATCAGCCGCCGCCGCTCCCGCGAGCTGCCCgagaccccgcccacctccgGGTCCTGCAAGAAG cgcTGGCTGAGGCAggctctgcaggaggaggggtCCCCTAGCCGGCCCCCCTTCATCCTGCCCAGCGAGGggcccctcagcccccccatCAACGGGGACTCGGACTGCGGCCTCCCCTTCAACGGCAGCTGCACTTTACCAG agctgCCCACCCCTCTGAAGAAGCGGAGGCTGTACCCTCTGGACGCCTGCATGTCGGAAGGCTCCACCCCCTACTGCTCGCCCTGCGCCACGCCCACCCGCACCGACCTCCCAGAGACGCCCGGGACGCCccacctcctctccaccccgccccgcacgcgctcagaagACCAGAGCGCAGACCCCtcgcccccaacccccacacacaccccacaggcACTTACCGGTTCAGTGGAG AGCGAATCTTCTCCGGAAAGTTCCCCGGAGAGCAGCCGTAGGCCCAGCGTGcaggag ACGGAGCG cgcccccccctcgctgctGTCCTCCCCCTGCGTGCGGGGGCCCAGTCTGGACGCGCCGCCCCAGGAGATCAGGACGGTGGGTGCCCTGAGCCCGCGGCCCCCCAGGCCGGAGCCGCAGGACTGCGGGGGGGACGAGGCTGTGGAGGCCGGGGCGGAGACTGCGGCCGACGCACCCCTGGGCGAGCTCCCCGGCCCCCCCTACCCGGCCTGGATGAAGAGCCCCGAGCGGGGCagcctctccttctcccaggTCAACTCCAACCTGCGCGACCTgaccccctcccacaccctggACCCCGGGGCCTTCCGGCCCGACACCGCCCCCGCCTCCTTCGGGGAGGGGGCGCTCTACTACCCCTGCGCGGAGGAGGGGGGCGCCCTGGGCTTCTCACGCTCGCTCGGGGGGGACGGAACGGGAGAGGGAGGCGGCGGGACTgcgcagaacccc ccccagaAGAAAAAG GTGTCCCTGCTGGAGTACAGGAAGCGTCAGCGTGAGGCTCGCCGCAGCGGCTCCAAGGTCGAGTGCGGTTCCCCCGTCTCCACGGCGCCGCCGCTGGTGGGACTGTGCAGTGCTGCGTTCGAAGTTGCCATGGAGACCGCCCCCGAGCCCCCAGCGCAGTcggccgcccccgcccctgaaGCGCCCCAGTCGAGCGACGGCACAGAGACTCCACcccagggggagagagaggggggagagggacagtg GACGTCCTCTACATCAGTGGAGCAGGCGAGGGAGCGGGGCTACCACCGAGCACTGCTACTGAGCGACCACCGCAAGGACCGAGACACAG aCGGCCCTGAGGCAGACGGCAGTGACGCAGGCGTGGTGAAGGAGAGCTCCTCTCCCAGCGCACACAGGACCTGCAGGAGTCCCTCTGTGCACAAG ccGGGTTCCCCGGGCCCCAGCGTGGCCCCCCAGCCTGCGAGTCGCTCGGCGAAGGAGGAGGACAGCGACGGCCAGGCCCGcgccccctgcctctctccgtCCGTTCAGCAGTCCGGCAAGCCCCTGGCGGCCAAAGcggcccccctcacccccagcaAACTGCAGTGcggcccccccggggccccccaGGGCCTGTACCCGAGCCCCTCCCTGCTGCACTCCCCGAAGCCGCAGCCCCAGGGCTCCCCGTACCGCGGCCAGCGATCCTTCCACTCGGGGCAGCCTCAGACTCAACCCCAGCCCCAGGCTTCGCAGGCCTCGGCCGCCTTCGCCCAGTACAGCGCCCAGaccgcgccccctcccccgccccctcctcccccggcTCCGCCCGTGTCCGCGGCCTACTTCCCCGGGCAGACGGCGGCCCCCTCCGGGCCCTTCCCCGGGTACAAGTCCGGCGTGGTGTCGCCCTTCCCCCCCGGCTCCCAGCCCCTGATGCAGACTCACCACGCGCTGCACTACCAGAGCTCCACGGCttcgccccctcctcctcccccacctccgcACCCCCAGCCCGGGCCCCCCCTGCTGCACGTCAACATGGCCACGCCCATGCAGCAGCATCAGCTCCTgctgagctccgccccccccgcctccccatgtgattggctccgc cccccaccacctccccctcccctgcagggCCAGGTGTCCCAGCAGCAGCCCAGCAGCAGTAATCTCCTGTCCCTCCAacaggcccctcctcctcccccgcccccacctcctcccccttcgGGCTCCACCAACCCCCCCTTACAGGCGGCGCATCACTACCAGAGTCTGGGGGGGTTCCAGACTCCCATGATGCACCCGGGGGCGAGCAGCGCCCCCAACGCGGCGTCCGCCAACTACCAGCCTCACCAACAGAGCGTGctaccgccccctccccctcccccgcctcaacaggctccgcccacacagTCGCAGGCCACGCCCTCGCAGCTGCCCAGTGGAGCCCGTGGAGCTCCTCCCTCCTCGGCTTCCTTCCACACAGCAGGGTACCTTGGCACTGGGTGGCACTGA